In Bacillus sp. KH172YL63, one genomic interval encodes:
- the rpmG gene encoding 50S ribosomal protein L33, with amino-acid sequence MAAKLILACTVCGSRNYSVPANRNQAVRLELKKFCNTCNAHTLHKETK; translated from the coding sequence ATGGCTGCTAAATTAATACTTGCTTGTACGGTGTGTGGTTCCAGGAATTATAGTGTACCGGCTAATCGTAATCAAGCAGTTCGGTTGGAATTAAAGAAATTCTGTAATACATGTAATGCCCACACCCTACACAAAGAAACAAAATAG
- the secE gene encoding preprotein translocase subunit SecE, whose amino-acid sequence MFKFFRNVASEMRKVSWPKRKELTRYTITVITTVVFVALFFAVIDLGISELMRLIIGSK is encoded by the coding sequence ATGTTTAAATTCTTTCGCAATGTTGCATCAGAAATGAGAAAGGTCAGCTGGCCTAAACGTAAAGAGTTGACGCGCTACACAATCACCGTTATTACGACAGTGGTATTTGTTGCCCTTTTCTTCGCTGTCATCGACCTTGGCATCTCAGAACTTATGCGATTGATCATTGGTTCTAAGTAA
- the nusG gene encoding transcription termination/antitermination protein NusG gives MEKNWYVVHTYSGYENKVKANLEKRVETMGMQDKIFRVIVPEEEETDYKNGKKKVVKKKVFPGYVIVEIVMTDDSWYVVRNTPGVTGFVGSSGSGSKPTPLLPEEVTNLLKQMGMTEKKVEIDFELGETVRVNEGPFANFTGSIEEIDNAKSKVKVHVNMFGRDTPVELDFSQIDKL, from the coding sequence ATGGAGAAGAATTGGTATGTCGTCCATACTTATTCAGGATACGAGAACAAGGTAAAAGCAAACCTTGAAAAGCGTGTTGAGACGATGGGGATGCAAGATAAGATCTTCCGCGTGATCGTGCCTGAAGAAGAAGAGACAGATTATAAGAATGGCAAGAAGAAAGTCGTGAAGAAGAAAGTATTCCCAGGTTACGTCATCGTAGAAATCGTCATGACGGATGATTCCTGGTATGTTGTGCGCAACACGCCTGGTGTGACAGGATTTGTCGGTTCATCGGGTTCTGGATCCAAGCCGACTCCGTTATTGCCTGAAGAAGTAACAAATCTTCTGAAGCAAATGGGCATGACTGAGAAGAAAGTAGAGATCGACTTTGAATTGGGAGAGACGGTAAGAGTGAACGAAGGTCCGTTTGCGAACTTCACCGGCTCGATCGAAGAGATTGATAATGCGAAGTCAAAAGTGAAAGTCCATGTTAATATGTTCGGCAGAGATACCCCGGTAGAACTGGATTTCTCTCAAATTGATAAATTATAA
- the rplK gene encoding 50S ribosomal protein L11: MAKKVIKMVKLQIPAGKANPAPPVGPALGQAGVNIMGFCKEFNARTADQAGLIIPVEITVFEDRSFTFITKTPPAAVLLKKAAGIESGSGEPNSKKVATLKRDKVREIAETKMPDLNAASVESAMRMVEGTARSMGIVIED; encoded by the coding sequence GTGGCTAAAAAAGTTATTAAAATGGTTAAATTGCAGATTCCTGCCGGTAAAGCTAATCCAGCTCCACCAGTCGGTCCTGCACTAGGTCAAGCAGGTGTTAACATCATGGGATTCTGTAAGGAATTCAATGCTCGTACAGCAGATCAAGCTGGCTTAATCATTCCTGTTGAAATTACGGTATTCGAAGACCGTTCATTTACATTCATCACAAAAACTCCACCCGCTGCTGTTCTTCTTAAGAAAGCTGCTGGTATCGAGTCTGGTTCAGGCGAACCAAACAGCAAGAAAGTGGCAACACTTAAACGCGATAAAGTACGTGAAATTGCTGAAACAAAAATGCCTGACTTAAATGCAGCTAGCGTTGAATCAGCTATGCGCATGGTAGAAGGAACTGCACGCAGCATGGGTATCGTCATCGAAGACTAA
- the rplA gene encoding 50S ribosomal protein L1 translates to MAKKGKKFLEAQKLVDRSTAYSVEEAIELVKKTNFAKFDATIEVAFRLGVDTRKNDQQIRGAVVLPHGTGKTQKVLVFAKGEKAKEAEAAGADFVGDAELINKINQGWFEFDVIVATPDMMGEVGKLGRVLGPKGLMPNPKTGTVTFDVTKAVNEIKAGKVEYRADKSGNVHVPVGKISFDNNKLVENFATMYETMLKVKPAAAKGTYMKNVSVTSTMGPGVKVDPSTFAVKA, encoded by the coding sequence ATGGCTAAAAAAGGTAAAAAGTTTCTTGAAGCTCAAAAGCTTGTAGACCGTTCTACAGCTTATTCAGTTGAAGAAGCAATCGAATTAGTAAAGAAAACAAACTTCGCTAAGTTTGACGCAACGATCGAAGTAGCGTTCCGCTTAGGTGTAGATACTCGTAAAAACGACCAGCAAATCCGTGGAGCAGTTGTACTTCCACACGGAACTGGTAAAACTCAAAAGGTTCTTGTATTCGCTAAAGGCGAAAAAGCAAAAGAAGCAGAAGCTGCTGGCGCTGACTTCGTAGGTGATGCAGAACTAATCAACAAAATCAACCAAGGTTGGTTCGAGTTCGACGTAATCGTAGCAACTCCAGACATGATGGGTGAAGTTGGTAAACTTGGTCGCGTATTAGGACCTAAAGGTTTAATGCCAAACCCTAAAACTGGAACAGTTACATTCGACGTAACGAAAGCTGTCAACGAAATCAAAGCTGGTAAAGTTGAATACCGTGCTGACAAATCAGGTAACGTACACGTTCCTGTTGGAAAGATTTCTTTCGACAACAACAAGCTTGTTGAAAACTTTGCTACAATGTATGAAACAATGCTTAAAGTTAAACCTGCTGCTGCAAAAGGAACTTACATGAAGAACGTTTCTGTAACTTCTACTATGGGACCTGGCGTTAAAGTCGATCCTTCAACTTTCGCAGTTAAGGCATAA
- the rplJ gene encoding 50S ribosomal protein L10, whose protein sequence is MSSILEQKQHIVGEISDKLKNSVSTIVVDYRGLDVSEVTELRKQLREAGVDFKVYKNTMVRRAAEEAGLEGLNEFLTGPNAIAFSSEDVVTPAKILNSFAKEHEALEIKAGVIEGTLTSVEDVKAIAELPNREGLLSMLLSVLQAPMRNFALATKAVADQKEEQGA, encoded by the coding sequence ATGAGCAGCATTCTAGAGCAAAAGCAACACATCGTTGGAGAAATCTCTGACAAGCTAAAAAACAGTGTATCTACAATCGTTGTAGATTACCGTGGCCTAGATGTTTCCGAAGTTACTGAACTTCGTAAACAACTTCGTGAAGCTGGTGTCGACTTCAAAGTGTACAAAAACACGATGGTACGTCGTGCAGCAGAAGAAGCTGGTCTTGAAGGGTTAAACGAATTCTTAACTGGTCCAAACGCAATCGCGTTTAGTTCAGAGGATGTAGTTACACCTGCAAAGATCCTTAACAGCTTCGCTAAAGAACACGAAGCGCTTGAAATCAAAGCGGGTGTCATCGAAGGAACGCTTACTTCAGTTGAGGATGTTAAAGCAATCGCTGAACTTCCAAACCGCGAAGGACTTCTTTCTATGCTACTCAGCGTGCTTCAAGCACCAATGCGCAACTTCGCGTTGGCAACAAAAGCCGTTGCAGATCAAAAAGAAGAGCAAGGCGCGTAA
- the rplL gene encoding 50S ribosomal protein L7/L12 yields MSKEQIIDAIKEMSVLELNDLVKAIEEEFGVTAAAPVAVAAGGADAAAEKTEFDVILENAGSQKIKVIKVVREITGLGLKEAKEMVDNTPKALKEGISKEEAEELKAKLEEVGAGVEVK; encoded by the coding sequence ATGAGTAAAGAGCAAATCATTGACGCGATTAAAGAAATGTCAGTTCTTGAATTAAATGATCTAGTAAAAGCAATCGAAGAAGAATTCGGAGTAACTGCTGCTGCACCTGTAGCTGTAGCTGCTGGTGGCGCTGACGCTGCTGCAGAAAAAACTGAATTCGACGTTATCCTTGAGAACGCTGGATCTCAAAAAATCAAGGTTATCAAAGTAGTTCGCGAAATCACAGGTCTTGGCCTTAAAGAAGCGAAAGAAATGGTTGATAACACTCCTAAAGCTCTTAAAGAAGGTATTTCTAAAGAGGAAGCTGAAGAACTTAAAGCTAAACTTGAAGAAGTTGGAGCTGGCGTAGAAGTTAAGTAA
- a CDS encoding class I SAM-dependent methyltransferase yields the protein MTNHYYSHNPDVESNPQTIDFELRGNAFRFTTDQGVFSKKEVDFGSRVLIEAFQWPEAEGAILDIGCGYGPIGLSLAKEAEERTVHMIDVNERALSLARENAKMNHVQNVSIYQSDRYANVVEKEFAAILTNPPIRAGKETVHSILEQSYDHLKGYGELWVVIQKKQGAPSAMEKMEKLFSNVEIVTRKKGYYILKSVKEIR from the coding sequence ATGACCAATCACTATTATTCCCATAACCCGGATGTAGAAAGTAACCCTCAAACCATTGACTTTGAATTAAGGGGGAACGCCTTCAGGTTCACAACGGACCAAGGTGTTTTTTCGAAGAAAGAAGTTGATTTCGGATCGCGCGTGTTGATTGAAGCATTCCAGTGGCCGGAAGCAGAAGGCGCAATATTGGATATTGGCTGCGGGTATGGTCCGATCGGATTGTCTTTGGCCAAAGAGGCTGAAGAACGGACGGTCCATATGATTGATGTGAACGAACGTGCTTTATCCCTTGCGAGAGAGAATGCAAAAATGAATCATGTTCAAAATGTCAGTATCTATCAAAGTGATCGATATGCCAATGTCGTTGAAAAAGAGTTTGCCGCCATATTGACAAACCCGCCGATTCGGGCTGGAAAAGAAACGGTCCATTCGATCCTTGAGCAAAGTTACGACCATCTGAAGGGGTACGGTGAATTGTGGGTCGTTATCCAGAAGAAGCAAGGTGCTCCTTCTGCGATGGAAAAGATGGAAAAATTGTTCTCGAACGTTGAGATCGTCACCCGGAAAAAGGGCTACTACATCTTGAAATCGGTCAAAGAAATCCGTTGA